The following are from one region of the Phormidium sp. PBR-2020 genome:
- a CDS encoding Uma2 family endonuclease, whose product MTHSILTEVTNYPESDDRPMADNTLQFRWIVTIKENLEILFGDRPDVFIAGDLLWYPVEGNNRLRQAPDVLVVLGRPKGDRGSYRQWEEDNIPPQVVFEILSPGNRLTEMYKKFKFYERYGVQEYYLYDPRRNDCTGWQRSDDGSEFVAIEDLDQWLSPHLGIRFQLATERLRLFYPDGREFLESVERERQARDRIAELEAKLREAGIDPNSPSTA is encoded by the coding sequence ATGACTCATTCGATACTGACAGAGGTTACAAACTACCCAGAATCCGACGATCGCCCCATGGCGGATAATACCCTGCAATTTCGCTGGATTGTCACCATCAAGGAGAACTTAGAAATCCTGTTTGGCGATCGCCCGGATGTCTTTATTGCTGGGGATTTACTCTGGTATCCTGTTGAGGGGAACAATCGCCTACGTCAAGCCCCCGATGTCTTGGTGGTGTTGGGTCGTCCGAAAGGCGATCGGGGATCGTATCGCCAATGGGAAGAAGATAATATTCCCCCGCAGGTGGTGTTTGAAATTCTCTCCCCCGGTAATCGCTTGACGGAAATGTATAAAAAGTTCAAATTTTACGAGCGGTATGGGGTTCAAGAATACTATCTCTATGACCCTCGGCGTAATGATTGTACCGGCTGGCAACGGTCTGATGATGGGTCAGAGTTTGTTGCTATTGAAGACCTTGATCAGTGGCTGAGTCCTCACTTGGGCATTCGCTTTCAACTTGCTACTGAGCGATTGCGTCTATTTTATCCCGATGGTCGTGAGTTTTTGGAGAGTGTTGAGCGAGAACGACAGGCCCGCGATCGCATTGCTGAACTCGAAGCCAAACTACGGGAGGCGGGGATTGACCCCAACTCACCCAGTACAGCCTAA
- a CDS encoding DUF499 domain-containing protein, whose translation MPQLAPVYETCQPRSELLQGTLPEDLFAAKIRPVVRGTAPEVYQNADRFFANTFPTDGISTLIREVFSRLAGQDSGSPVIRLETSFGGGKTHDEIALWHICKQGRQIAGLDRFTDINLIPERPINIAAIDGRDLDISAGNHYPETGITTYTIWGELAYQIGGIRGYELLKGSDETGISPGTSVLERLVGEEPTVIVIDEIARHLRAAKGKQVSDSNLAKQVVAFLFSLMDFAASSHHVVLVYSLASDSDTFSEETQELTELRKSSARQERVLSPSTDVEIYSIVKQRLFESVSEEAAQNAAAAYTERYRQSRFDLPEACLASSYRETFAKSYPFHPELFQLLTKKIASIPDFQRTRGALRLLGWVVQQIWKDCPRHATAIHVHHVPLGVNSRVTNDLTSRIQRQLMRPAIEADIYNSTGREAYAQVQDKDWLAADKPPMTTWVARTIFLHSLTQGLSSGIRKSELYLSLLTPGYDIGVVDDVLDKLLAVAWHLDYDLLTSLAQFKEEPSINKIITEEMNVVAVTAAKEELRKRRDSMLASRLFELVIPDSPADVDDKPDSIVLCLIDFQDATLHSTDEGPPDLLERIFNQTGESGKFRTYRNRLLFLVANQGEIQTAIKRSQEYLAIQGILKNPRRVQDLSESQQRELKQRSGQSELNLRLSLCNAYRHLFYPAKDDVKAPTGLIHYPLPPQDASTLKKNQQEVILKALRDCHKVRPEEDDLAKPFAPAYVLQKVWLGGLEAMTTRALRDEFSKNLALNLLISAEIPKLRKTIERGILEGQWDLKVGDRIYLKTPDNSPKLPSIEFSDRQTLYRRGVLEPPKPRQIELTYQILGTSETEQQVELSWQAPEAISTQLFCNGEALEQAFKWRDNYRLPITQDSRYRVVASYKNEETAEQEVVVSIFGKSDGQEGTGVDRVGTGSEGYRVPVQIRQTEFSRDGTPNGVFNDFGDFVKDNQVKTIHRLKLSVAMAMDYRKLGTTIPLLNSLSKNITIDQSLSIRAAGQFLRLEYEGDIRGFQACFSTANSFLNQKDIEVELSLSVHLSFDPAIEPSSNPLQKIKQNLTRNPVERLSLWVQVGY comes from the coding sequence ATGCCCCAACTTGCCCCCGTTTACGAAACCTGTCAACCTCGCTCTGAACTCCTACAGGGAACCTTGCCCGAAGACCTCTTCGCCGCCAAAATTCGCCCCGTTGTCCGGGGAACGGCCCCGGAGGTGTACCAAAATGCCGATCGCTTTTTTGCCAATACCTTCCCCACTGATGGAATTTCGACCCTAATTCGGGAAGTCTTCAGCCGACTCGCTGGCCAGGATTCTGGCTCTCCAGTGATTCGCCTCGAAACCAGCTTTGGGGGCGGTAAAACTCATGACGAAATTGCCCTTTGGCATATTTGCAAGCAAGGACGACAAATTGCCGGACTTGATCGCTTTACTGATATTAACCTAATTCCTGAGCGTCCGATTAACATTGCTGCCATTGATGGACGAGATCTCGATATTAGTGCGGGCAACCATTATCCAGAAACTGGAATTACCACCTACACTATTTGGGGCGAACTTGCCTATCAGATTGGTGGCATTCGGGGCTATGAACTGCTCAAAGGCTCGGATGAAACTGGAATTAGCCCCGGAACCAGTGTTCTGGAACGATTAGTTGGGGAGGAGCCAACGGTTATTGTTATCGATGAAATTGCTCGCCATTTACGAGCAGCAAAAGGCAAACAAGTTAGCGACAGTAACCTAGCCAAACAAGTCGTTGCCTTTCTTTTTTCCTTGATGGATTTTGCCGCATCAAGTCATCATGTGGTTTTGGTCTATTCCTTGGCTTCCGATTCAGATACCTTTAGTGAAGAAACCCAAGAACTCACCGAACTTCGCAAATCATCGGCGCGACAAGAACGAGTCTTAAGTCCATCCACCGATGTGGAAATTTATAGCATCGTTAAACAACGGTTATTTGAATCCGTTAGCGAAGAAGCCGCCCAAAACGCCGCCGCTGCTTATACAGAACGTTATCGACAATCCCGGTTCGATTTACCTGAAGCTTGTCTCGCTAGCAGCTATCGAGAGACCTTTGCAAAAAGCTATCCCTTTCATCCTGAACTGTTCCAACTGCTGACCAAAAAAATTGCCTCAATCCCAGATTTTCAACGCACTCGGGGGGCATTACGACTCCTAGGCTGGGTGGTGCAACAGATTTGGAAAGACTGTCCTCGTCACGCCACGGCTATCCATGTTCATCATGTCCCCCTGGGGGTCAATTCCCGTGTCACTAATGACTTAACCTCTCGTATTCAGCGACAGTTAATGCGCCCGGCTATTGAAGCGGATATTTATAATAGTACCGGTCGAGAAGCCTATGCCCAAGTTCAAGATAAAGATTGGCTAGCGGCCGATAAGCCACCGATGACAACCTGGGTGGCGCGAACGATATTTCTCCATTCTTTGACCCAGGGACTCTCCTCAGGGATTCGTAAATCGGAGTTATATTTATCTCTGTTGACACCGGGATATGATATCGGCGTGGTGGATGATGTATTGGACAAGTTGCTGGCTGTGGCCTGGCATTTAGATTACGACCTCTTGACGAGTTTGGCGCAATTTAAGGAAGAGCCATCGATTAACAAAATCATCACAGAAGAGATGAATGTTGTGGCTGTGACGGCGGCGAAAGAAGAGTTGCGAAAGCGGCGGGATAGTATGTTGGCATCTCGTCTGTTTGAATTGGTGATTCCTGACTCCCCAGCAGATGTGGATGATAAGCCAGATTCGATTGTACTCTGTCTGATTGACTTTCAGGATGCGACGTTGCACAGCACTGATGAAGGGCCGCCGGATTTGCTGGAACGAATTTTTAATCAGACTGGGGAATCGGGGAAGTTTCGCACCTATCGCAATCGGCTGTTGTTTTTAGTGGCGAATCAGGGAGAAATTCAGACAGCGATTAAACGCAGCCAGGAATATTTGGCAATTCAGGGGATTTTAAAAAATCCTCGGCGAGTGCAAGATTTGTCGGAAAGTCAACAGCGGGAACTTAAGCAACGCTCGGGGCAAAGTGAGCTGAATTTACGCTTGAGTTTATGTAATGCCTATCGTCATCTGTTTTACCCGGCTAAAGATGACGTGAAAGCGCCCACAGGCTTGATACACTATCCGTTACCGCCTCAGGATGCTAGTACACTTAAGAAAAATCAGCAAGAGGTGATTCTTAAGGCATTGCGGGATTGCCATAAGGTACGCCCTGAGGAGGATGACCTAGCGAAACCTTTTGCTCCAGCTTATGTCTTGCAGAAGGTTTGGCTGGGAGGTTTAGAGGCGATGACCACTCGGGCGTTACGGGATGAGTTTTCAAAAAATTTGGCGTTAAATTTATTAATTTCGGCGGAAATCCCTAAACTTCGGAAGACCATTGAGCGGGGAATTTTAGAGGGACAATGGGATTTGAAAGTGGGCGATCGTATTTACCTGAAAACCCCAGATAATAGCCCTAAATTGCCTTCCATTGAGTTCTCAGACCGGCAAACTCTCTACCGTCGTGGTGTTTTAGAACCCCCTAAACCACGCCAGATTGAGCTAACGTATCAGATCCTAGGAACCTCGGAAACTGAACAGCAAGTTGAGTTATCTTGGCAAGCACCCGAGGCAATTTCAACCCAGTTATTTTGTAATGGAGAAGCCTTAGAACAAGCCTTTAAGTGGCGCGATAATTACCGTCTGCCGATTACTCAAGATAGCCGCTATCGAGTTGTGGCCTCCTATAAAAATGAGGAGACAGCCGAACAGGAGGTTGTAGTCTCGATTTTTGGCAAATCTGATGGACAAGAAGGGACGGGTGTTGACCGAGTGGGGACAGGAAGCGAGGGGTATCGTGTTCCAGTCCAAATTCGCCAGACGGAGTTTTCTCGTGATGGAACTCCCAATGGGGTGTTTAACGATTTTGGGGATTTTGTCAAGGATAATCAGGTCAAGACCATTCACCGCTTGAAGCTCTCGGTGGCCATGGCTATGGACTATCGTAAGTTGGGAACTACGATTCCTCTCCTCAATAGCTTGAGTAAGAATATAACCATTGACCAAAGTTTGTCGATTCGAGCCGCAGGTCAGTTTTTGCGCCTGGAATATGAAGGAGATATCCGAGGCTTTCAAGCCTGTTTTTCAACGGCCAATAGTTTTTTGAATCAGAAAGATATTGAGGTAGAATTGTCCTTGTCTGTCCACCTATCCTTTGACCCAGCCATTGAGCCGAGTAGCAATCCTTTGCAAAAAATTAAGCAAAACCTGACTCGTAATCCGGTTGAGCGACTAAGTTTATGGGTTCAGGTGGGATATTAA